One stretch of Candidatus Bathyarchaeota archaeon DNA includes these proteins:
- a CDS encoding 50S ribosomal protein L37ae, which produces MGLGGSLGSRYGIAPRKRYIEILTRMRKKHECPRCHLRAVKRLSVGIWQCRKCDYKFAGGAYEPFTKLGEVAMRVSRGDTGLIESESETIESSKVAQSTTTKIKRKKGSK; this is translated from the coding sequence ATTGGACTTGGTGGGAGTCTGGGCTCAAGATATGGCATTGCACCAAGAAAAAGGTATATTGAAATCCTGACCCGTATGAGAAAAAAGCATGAATGTCCAAGATGCCACTTGAGAGCCGTTAAAAGATTGAGCGTCGGTATATGGCAATGCAGAAAATGTGATTATAAATTTGCAGGAGGAGCTTATGAACCTTTTACTAAATTAGGGGAAGTTGCTATGAGAGTATCAAGAGGAGATACGGGTTTAATTGAATCTGAAAGCGAAACAATAGAGTCTAGCAAAGTGGCTCAGAGTACTACTACTAAGATTAAAAGAAAGAAAGGCTCAAAATAA
- a CDS encoding KEOPS complex subunit Pcc1, with amino-acid sequence MNWKAIAEIEIMFENEKQTKAMLDALAPEIKKPPTSRSKTDVSLEKNLLFLKIKADDIISLRASVNSHMRFLKAWRNAVKMINKAKNL; translated from the coding sequence TTGAATTGGAAAGCTATTGCGGAAATAGAAATTATGTTTGAAAATGAAAAGCAGACAAAAGCTATGCTAGATGCTTTAGCACCTGAAATTAAAAAACCCCCAACGTCTAGATCTAAAACCGATGTTTCATTAGAAAAAAATCTATTATTTTTAAAGATAAAAGCGGATGATATAATTTCATTAAGAGCATCAGTTAATTCTCACATGCGTTTCCTAAAAGCTTGGAGGAATGCAGTAAAGATGATAAATAAGGCCAAGAATCTCTAA